One Primulina huaijiensis isolate GDHJ02 chromosome 5, ASM1229523v2, whole genome shotgun sequence DNA segment encodes these proteins:
- the LOC140976133 gene encoding uncharacterized protein: MAASAASRAIFTSRAADVSLKTNFPPLSRHLLIRPFLRNSAPKRTTMCCLISGVDGGGVSDEFISTRKLSFGREFSVIANMLKRIEPLDTSMISRGVSDSAKDSMKQTISTMLGLLPSDQFSITVRVSKQPLDRLIVSSIVTGYTLWNTEYRTSLMRIFDRSPDSLKRSDFTADNSRSEVRWEEFEGEESEKGVVGELEGCGEVFEKRNLQNVLKLSPEALTYIQKLESELSVVKKDVYARRRQNLQLEQTKRSDNDLLEYLRSLESDTVAELSRPSSTEVEEIIHQLAQNTMHVFFKEETASDYLVDSAATSIQNYQKPANTKFCDTICTSRDYLAKLLFWCMLLGHHLRGLENRLHLSCAVGLL; the protein is encoded by the exons ATGGCAGCCTCAGCAGCGTCGAGGGCAATCTTTACCTCACGCGCCGCCGATGTATCGCTTAAAACAAACTTCCCGCCGCTCTCTCGCCACCTTCTTATCCGCCCCTTTCTCCGTAACTCGGCTCCCAAACGCACGACCATGTGCTGTCTGATTTCCGGCGTCGACGGGGGAGGAGTCTCGGATGAGTTCATTTCCACCAGAAAATTAAGCTTTGGGCGTGAATTCTCCGTTATCGCGAATATGTTGAAGAGAATTGAGCCTCTCGACACTTCGATGATATCTAGAGGGGTTTCGGATTCTGCCAAGGATTCTATGAAGCAGACGATATCTACCATGCTTGGCCTTTTACCTTCCGATCAGTTTTCCATCACCGTCCGGGTTTCGAAGCAACCACTTGATCGCCTCATAGTCTCATCAATTGTCACGGG CTATACATTGTGGAACACAGAGTATAGGACATCGTTGATGAGGATTTTTGACAGATCCCCAGATAGTTTGAAAAGATCAGATTTTACGGCCGATAATAGCCGTTCAGAGGTCAGGTGGGAGGAGTTTGAAGGTGAGGAAAGTGAAAAGGGTGTTGTTGGTGAACTTGAAGGGTGTGGGGAAGTATTCGAGAAGAGAAATCTTCAAAATGTTCTGAAGTTATCCCCAGAAGCATTGACTTATATCCAGAAATTAGAATCAGAGTTATCAGTTGTAAAGAAG GATGTTTATGCACGGAGACGACAAAATCTGCAGCTGGAGCAAACAAAAAGGAGTGACAATGATCTGCTCGAGTATTTAAGGTCATTGGAATCAGATACG GTAGCAGAATTATCTAGACCCTCATCAACTGAGGTGGAGGAAATTATCCACCAACTTGCTCAAAATACAATGCATGTTTTTTTCAAAGAGGAAACTGCTTCAGATTACTTGGTGGACTCAGCAGCAACCAGTATACAGAACTATCAAAAGCCCGCAAATACCAAATTTTGTGATACCATCTGCACTTCAAGGGATTACTTGGCCAAGCTGCTTTTCTG GTGCATGTTACTAGGCCATCATTTGAGAGGCTTGGAGAACAGGTTACATTTAAGCTGCGCTGTTGGTTTGTTGTAA
- the LOC140976131 gene encoding paired amphipathic helix protein Sin3-like 2 isoform X3 — MKRLRDDVCVNPQVKRPCGSSDRGESNGLPHGPVAVGGGGENSVGGTGGSGTGTCAAAASTQKLTANDALTYLKIVKDMFLDQREKYDRFLGAMKDFKAERIDTAGVITRVKELFKGYPNLILGFNAFLPKGYEITLTDEKEAPSKRMVEFEDAISFVNKIKKRFQNDDHVYKSFLAILNMYRKEHKGIAEVHQEVAALFQDQPDLLDEFTSFLPDTSASASAPHTTMTQSRIDKQLPRQNRINGSHGEHDPSFDRPDVDDDKTVLKLHAENKQHSESESRDERSHDQDGRDPGNENNVDISMHRLCDESKCTLKGEDSGGNSNLPANDDKDALKSIYCHEFTFCEKVKERLHDAKDYQAFLKCLHIYSTEIITRKELQGLVADLIGNYPDLMEGFCEFLERCERIDGFLAGVMGKKASWTEGHSLKALRIEEKSNGQKHELEGRKEKDRDDLKYFRKSIQELDLSNCKSCTPSYRLLPKDCLLPSASQRSELDNRVLNNRWVSVTSGSEDYSFKHMRRNQYEETLFRCEDDRFELDMLLESVSSTAKRVEELLNSINNNSIGPDSRIIVEDHFTVLNLRCIERLYGEHGLDVMDILRKNATLALPVILTRLKQKQEEWTRCQLDFNKVWAGICSKNHYKSLDHQGFYFKQLDSKTLSAKSLVSEIKDKKQKEDDMSFGIAAGSKRAIFPNLEFENTDTEIHEDIYKIIKYSSKEVCSTKEQFNRVLTFWTTFLEPMLGVTSRPDGSETVEDDSTSNHRTVTNMLESEESPSANATSTNLKQSKLSFIGDSNASTQQINHRWKGFKDADVVAKDGLTVASNDSLRNTDVVFNTELDPHYGHVVNSLLENIDAIKESRGSKTRTKDILSPEGVSTLRSNQSINGKFSEGSKFGGQTEDSVDHCKIEKEGELSPNGDFEDNFGSYQNVGSQAKNNFSIDEMQCRTRCHDDISSDAAGKNDADLEDKDNENSFEAADNVLGGESAAVECTQEEHKEEDDGEKHNLDGKPSSEGDETKDRRVFLWK; from the exons ATGAAGCGATTGCGGGATGACGTGTGCGTGAACCCGCAAGTTAAGCGGCCATGTGGCTCTTCTGATCGCGGAGAATC gaatggGCTACCACATGGACCAGTTGCAGTTGGAGGTGGAGGAGAGAATAGTGTCGGTGGTACTGGAGGTAGTGGAACTGGTACATGTGCTGCTGCTGCTAGTACACAAAAACTCACAGCTAATGATGCATTGACTTATTTGAAGATAGTCAAGGACATGTTTCTAGATCAAAGAGAAAAGTATGATCGGTTTCTTGGTGCCATGAAAGATTTCAAGGCTGAAAG AATTGATACTGCTGGTGTCATAACAAGGGTAAAAGAATTATTTAAAGGTTATCCTAATCTAATACTGGGATTTAACGCATTCTTACCTAAGGGCTATGAAATTACTCTAACTGATGAGAAAGAAGCTCCATCGAAAAGGATGGTGGAATTTGAAGATGCCATCAGTTTTGTTAATAAGATTAAG AAACGTTTTCAAAATGACGATCATGTCTATAAATCATTCCTAGCCATCTTGAATATGTATAGGAAGGAACATAAGGGTATAGCTGAGGTCCACCAAGAG GTTGCAGCACTTTTTCAAGACCAACCAGATCTTCTTGACGAGTTTACTAGTTTTTTGCCAGATACTTCTGCCTCAGCATCAGCTCCACATACTACAATGACACAATCTCGCATTGATAAG CAACTTCCACGTCAGAATAGGATTAATGGTTCCCATGGAGAACACGATCCAAGTTTTGATCGTCCAGatgttgatgatgataaaaCAGTTTTGAAGTTGCACGCTGAGAATAAGCAGCATTCTGAAAGTGAAAGCAGGGACGAGAGAAGCCATGATCAAGATGGTAGAGATCCTGGCAATGAAAACAATGTAGACATTAGCATGCATCGGCTTTGTGATGAGAGTAAATGTACGCTGAAAGGGGAAGACTCTGGGGGCAACTCAAATTTACCCGCCAATGATGATAAGGATGCTTTGAAAA GTATATACTGTCACGAGTTTACGTTTTGTGAAAAGGTTAAAGAAAGGTTACACGATGCAAAAGATTACCAGGCATTTTTGAAATGCCTTCACATTTACAGCACTGAAATTATTACAAGAAAGGAACTTCAGGGTTTG GTTGCCGATTTAATTGGGAATTATCCCGATCTTATGGAGGGTTTCTGTGAATTTTTGGAGCGCTGTGAGCGAATTG ATGGATTTCTGGCTGGTGTGATGGGCAAAA AAGCATCATGGACTGAAGGACATTCTTTGAAAGCCTTGAGAATAGAGGAGAAAAGCAATGGACAAAAGCATGAATTGGAAGGAAGGAAAGAGAAGGACAGGGACGATTTAAAATACTTCAGAAAGTCCATTCAGGAGCTTGACCTATCTAACTGTAAAAGTTGCACTCCTAGCTATCGACTTCTTCCTAAGGAT TGTCTGTTACCTTCAGCTAGTCAGAGATCAGAGCTTGATAATCGAGTTTTAAATAATCGATGGGTGTCTGTGACATCTGGTAGTGAGGATTACTCATTTAAACACATGCGAAGGAACCAGTATGAAGAAACCCTGTTTAGATGTGAAGATGACAG atttgAGCTTGACATGTTACTGGAATCGGTCAGTTCAACTGCCAAGCGAGTGGAAGAACTCCTCAACAGTATTAACAATAATTCAATTGGTCCAGATAGTCGCATAATTGTTGAGGACCATTTCACAG TTTTGAATCTAAGATGCATTGAACGGCTATATGGTGAGCATGGCCTTGACGTGATGGATATTTTGCGTAAAAATGCAACTCTTGCATTGCCTGTTATCCTGACCCGCCTTAAGCAAAAGCAGGAGGAATGGACCAGGTGTCAATTGGATTTTAACAAAGTTTGGGCTGGAATTTGTTCTAAGAACCATTACAAGTCTCTTGATCATCAAGGCTTCTATTTCAAGCAACTAGATTCCAAGACCTTGAGCGCAAAAT CGTTAGTGTCTGAAATCAAGGATAAGAAGCAGAAAGAGGATGATATGTCTTTTGGTATTGCTGCTGGAAGCAAACGCGCGATCTTTCCAAATcttgaatttgaaaatactGATACTGAAATTCACGAAGACATCTATAAGATAATTAAGTATTCTTCTAAAGAAGTCTGCTCAACAAAAGAGCAATTTAACAGAGTTTTGACTTTCTGGACAACTTTCCTTGAGCCGATGCTGGGTGTTACCTCTCGGCCCGATGGTTCGGAGACTGTTGAAGATGATAGTACCTCTAATCATCGAACAGTGACAAACATGTTAGAAAGTGAAGAAAGCCCCAGCGCCAATGCCACTTCCACAAACTTGAAGCAATCAAAACTTTCTTTTATTGGTGATTCTAATGCTTCAACCCAACAGATTAATCACAGATGGAAAGGGTTCAAGGATGCGGATGTTGTGGCTAAAGATGGACTAACTGTGGCCTCCAATGACAGCTTACGAAACACTGATGTAGTGTTTAATACAGAACTGGACCCTCATTATG GGCATGTGGTAAATTCTTTGCTAGAAAACATTGATGCCATCAAAGAAAGCCGTGGATCCAAGACTAGGACGAAAGATATACTTTCCCCTGAG GGCGTAAGCACATTGAGATCGAATCAATCTATCAATGGAAAGTTTTCAGAAGGATCCAAATTTGGTGGACAAACTGAGGATTCTGTTGATCATTGTAAGATTGAGAAAGAAGGTGAGCTGTCGCCTAATGGCGATTTTGAAGACAATTTTGGATCCTATCAGAATGTCGGTTCACAAGCTAAGAATAATTTTAGCATTGATGAGATGCAATGTCGAACAAGGTGTCATGATGATATCTCTTCGGATGCTGCTGGTAAGAATGATGCAGATCTTGAGGACAAGGACAATGAAAATTCTTTTGAGGCTGCTGACAATGTGTTGGGGGGTGAGTCTGCAGCAGTTGAATGTACACAGGAAGAGCACAAGGAAGAGGACGATGGAGAGAAACACAACCTTGATGGTAAACCCTCTAGTGAAG GTGATGAAACAAAGGATCGACGAGTTTTTTTATGGAAATGA
- the LOC140976131 gene encoding paired amphipathic helix protein Sin3-like 2 isoform X2, which produces MKRLRDDVCVNPQVKRPCGSSDRGESNGLPHGPVAVGGGGENSVGGTGGSGTGTCAAAASTQKLTANDALTYLKIVKDMFLDQREKYDRFLGAMKDFKAERIDTAGVITRVKELFKGYPNLILGFNAFLPKGYEITLTDEKEAPSKRMVEFEDAISFVNKIKKRFQNDDHVYKSFLAILNMYRKEHKGIAEVHQEVAALFQDQPDLLDEFTSFLPDTSASASAPHTTMTQSRIDKQLPRQNRINGSHGEHDPSFDRPDVDDDKTVLKLHAENKQHSESESRDERSHDQDGRDPGNENNVDISMHRLCDESKCTLKGEDSGGNSNLPANDDKDALKSIYCHEFTFCEKVKERLHDAKDYQAFLKCLHIYSTEIITRKELQGLVADLIGNYPDLMEGFCEFLERCERIDGFLAGVMGKKASWTEGHSLKALRIEEKSNGQKHELEGRKEKDRDDLKYFRKSIQELDLSNCKSCTPSYRLLPKDCLLPSASQRSELDNRVLNNRWVSVTSGSEDYSFKHMRRNQYEETLFRCEDDRFELDMLLESVSSTAKRVEELLNSINNNSIGPDSRIIVEDHFTVLNLRCIERLYGEHGLDVMDILRKNATLALPVILTRLKQKQEEWTRCQLDFNKVWAGICSKNHYKSLDHQGFYFKQLDSKTLSAKSLVSEIKDKKQKEDDMSFGIAAGSKRAIFPNLEFENTDTEIHEDIYKIIKYSSKEVCSTKEQFNRVLTFWTTFLEPMLGVTSRPDGSETVEDDSTSNHRTVTNMLESEESPSANATSTNLKQSKLSFIGDSNASTQQINHRWKGFKDADVVAKDGLTVASNDSLRNTDVVFNTELDPHYENIDAIKESRGSKTRTKDILSPEGVSTLRSNQSINGKFSEGSKFGGQTEDSVDHCKIEKEGELSPNGDFEDNFGSYQNVGSQAKNNFSIDEMQCRTRCHDDISSDAAGKNDADLEDKDNENSFEAADNVLGGESAAVECTQEEHKEEDDGEKHNLDGKPSSEGEAEDTIDAHDISGDGSSLPLSECFY; this is translated from the exons ATGAAGCGATTGCGGGATGACGTGTGCGTGAACCCGCAAGTTAAGCGGCCATGTGGCTCTTCTGATCGCGGAGAATC gaatggGCTACCACATGGACCAGTTGCAGTTGGAGGTGGAGGAGAGAATAGTGTCGGTGGTACTGGAGGTAGTGGAACTGGTACATGTGCTGCTGCTGCTAGTACACAAAAACTCACAGCTAATGATGCATTGACTTATTTGAAGATAGTCAAGGACATGTTTCTAGATCAAAGAGAAAAGTATGATCGGTTTCTTGGTGCCATGAAAGATTTCAAGGCTGAAAG AATTGATACTGCTGGTGTCATAACAAGGGTAAAAGAATTATTTAAAGGTTATCCTAATCTAATACTGGGATTTAACGCATTCTTACCTAAGGGCTATGAAATTACTCTAACTGATGAGAAAGAAGCTCCATCGAAAAGGATGGTGGAATTTGAAGATGCCATCAGTTTTGTTAATAAGATTAAG AAACGTTTTCAAAATGACGATCATGTCTATAAATCATTCCTAGCCATCTTGAATATGTATAGGAAGGAACATAAGGGTATAGCTGAGGTCCACCAAGAG GTTGCAGCACTTTTTCAAGACCAACCAGATCTTCTTGACGAGTTTACTAGTTTTTTGCCAGATACTTCTGCCTCAGCATCAGCTCCACATACTACAATGACACAATCTCGCATTGATAAG CAACTTCCACGTCAGAATAGGATTAATGGTTCCCATGGAGAACACGATCCAAGTTTTGATCGTCCAGatgttgatgatgataaaaCAGTTTTGAAGTTGCACGCTGAGAATAAGCAGCATTCTGAAAGTGAAAGCAGGGACGAGAGAAGCCATGATCAAGATGGTAGAGATCCTGGCAATGAAAACAATGTAGACATTAGCATGCATCGGCTTTGTGATGAGAGTAAATGTACGCTGAAAGGGGAAGACTCTGGGGGCAACTCAAATTTACCCGCCAATGATGATAAGGATGCTTTGAAAA GTATATACTGTCACGAGTTTACGTTTTGTGAAAAGGTTAAAGAAAGGTTACACGATGCAAAAGATTACCAGGCATTTTTGAAATGCCTTCACATTTACAGCACTGAAATTATTACAAGAAAGGAACTTCAGGGTTTG GTTGCCGATTTAATTGGGAATTATCCCGATCTTATGGAGGGTTTCTGTGAATTTTTGGAGCGCTGTGAGCGAATTG ATGGATTTCTGGCTGGTGTGATGGGCAAAA AAGCATCATGGACTGAAGGACATTCTTTGAAAGCCTTGAGAATAGAGGAGAAAAGCAATGGACAAAAGCATGAATTGGAAGGAAGGAAAGAGAAGGACAGGGACGATTTAAAATACTTCAGAAAGTCCATTCAGGAGCTTGACCTATCTAACTGTAAAAGTTGCACTCCTAGCTATCGACTTCTTCCTAAGGAT TGTCTGTTACCTTCAGCTAGTCAGAGATCAGAGCTTGATAATCGAGTTTTAAATAATCGATGGGTGTCTGTGACATCTGGTAGTGAGGATTACTCATTTAAACACATGCGAAGGAACCAGTATGAAGAAACCCTGTTTAGATGTGAAGATGACAG atttgAGCTTGACATGTTACTGGAATCGGTCAGTTCAACTGCCAAGCGAGTGGAAGAACTCCTCAACAGTATTAACAATAATTCAATTGGTCCAGATAGTCGCATAATTGTTGAGGACCATTTCACAG TTTTGAATCTAAGATGCATTGAACGGCTATATGGTGAGCATGGCCTTGACGTGATGGATATTTTGCGTAAAAATGCAACTCTTGCATTGCCTGTTATCCTGACCCGCCTTAAGCAAAAGCAGGAGGAATGGACCAGGTGTCAATTGGATTTTAACAAAGTTTGGGCTGGAATTTGTTCTAAGAACCATTACAAGTCTCTTGATCATCAAGGCTTCTATTTCAAGCAACTAGATTCCAAGACCTTGAGCGCAAAAT CGTTAGTGTCTGAAATCAAGGATAAGAAGCAGAAAGAGGATGATATGTCTTTTGGTATTGCTGCTGGAAGCAAACGCGCGATCTTTCCAAATcttgaatttgaaaatactGATACTGAAATTCACGAAGACATCTATAAGATAATTAAGTATTCTTCTAAAGAAGTCTGCTCAACAAAAGAGCAATTTAACAGAGTTTTGACTTTCTGGACAACTTTCCTTGAGCCGATGCTGGGTGTTACCTCTCGGCCCGATGGTTCGGAGACTGTTGAAGATGATAGTACCTCTAATCATCGAACAGTGACAAACATGTTAGAAAGTGAAGAAAGCCCCAGCGCCAATGCCACTTCCACAAACTTGAAGCAATCAAAACTTTCTTTTATTGGTGATTCTAATGCTTCAACCCAACAGATTAATCACAGATGGAAAGGGTTCAAGGATGCGGATGTTGTGGCTAAAGATGGACTAACTGTGGCCTCCAATGACAGCTTACGAAACACTGATGTAGTGTTTAATACAGAACTGGACCCTCATTATG AAAACATTGATGCCATCAAAGAAAGCCGTGGATCCAAGACTAGGACGAAAGATATACTTTCCCCTGAG GGCGTAAGCACATTGAGATCGAATCAATCTATCAATGGAAAGTTTTCAGAAGGATCCAAATTTGGTGGACAAACTGAGGATTCTGTTGATCATTGTAAGATTGAGAAAGAAGGTGAGCTGTCGCCTAATGGCGATTTTGAAGACAATTTTGGATCCTATCAGAATGTCGGTTCACAAGCTAAGAATAATTTTAGCATTGATGAGATGCAATGTCGAACAAGGTGTCATGATGATATCTCTTCGGATGCTGCTGGTAAGAATGATGCAGATCTTGAGGACAAGGACAATGAAAATTCTTTTGAGGCTGCTGACAATGTGTTGGGGGGTGAGTCTGCAGCAGTTGAATGTACACAGGAAGAGCACAAGGAAGAGGACGATGGAGAGAAACACAACCTTGATGGTAAACCCTCTAGTGAAGGTGAGGCTGAGGATACAATAGATGCTCACGATATTTCAGGAGATGGATCGTCTCTGCCCCTGTCAGAATGTTTCTACTGA
- the LOC140976131 gene encoding paired amphipathic helix protein Sin3-like 2 isoform X1, with the protein MKRLRDDVCVNPQVKRPCGSSDRGESNGLPHGPVAVGGGGENSVGGTGGSGTGTCAAAASTQKLTANDALTYLKIVKDMFLDQREKYDRFLGAMKDFKAERIDTAGVITRVKELFKGYPNLILGFNAFLPKGYEITLTDEKEAPSKRMVEFEDAISFVNKIKKRFQNDDHVYKSFLAILNMYRKEHKGIAEVHQEVAALFQDQPDLLDEFTSFLPDTSASASAPHTTMTQSRIDKQLPRQNRINGSHGEHDPSFDRPDVDDDKTVLKLHAENKQHSESESRDERSHDQDGRDPGNENNVDISMHRLCDESKCTLKGEDSGGNSNLPANDDKDALKSIYCHEFTFCEKVKERLHDAKDYQAFLKCLHIYSTEIITRKELQGLVADLIGNYPDLMEGFCEFLERCERIDGFLAGVMGKKASWTEGHSLKALRIEEKSNGQKHELEGRKEKDRDDLKYFRKSIQELDLSNCKSCTPSYRLLPKDCLLPSASQRSELDNRVLNNRWVSVTSGSEDYSFKHMRRNQYEETLFRCEDDRFELDMLLESVSSTAKRVEELLNSINNNSIGPDSRIIVEDHFTVLNLRCIERLYGEHGLDVMDILRKNATLALPVILTRLKQKQEEWTRCQLDFNKVWAGICSKNHYKSLDHQGFYFKQLDSKTLSAKSLVSEIKDKKQKEDDMSFGIAAGSKRAIFPNLEFENTDTEIHEDIYKIIKYSSKEVCSTKEQFNRVLTFWTTFLEPMLGVTSRPDGSETVEDDSTSNHRTVTNMLESEESPSANATSTNLKQSKLSFIGDSNASTQQINHRWKGFKDADVVAKDGLTVASNDSLRNTDVVFNTELDPHYGHVVNSLLENIDAIKESRGSKTRTKDILSPEGVSTLRSNQSINGKFSEGSKFGGQTEDSVDHCKIEKEGELSPNGDFEDNFGSYQNVGSQAKNNFSIDEMQCRTRCHDDISSDAAGKNDADLEDKDNENSFEAADNVLGGESAAVECTQEEHKEEDDGEKHNLDGKPSSEGEAEDTIDAHDISGDGSSLPLSECFY; encoded by the exons ATGAAGCGATTGCGGGATGACGTGTGCGTGAACCCGCAAGTTAAGCGGCCATGTGGCTCTTCTGATCGCGGAGAATC gaatggGCTACCACATGGACCAGTTGCAGTTGGAGGTGGAGGAGAGAATAGTGTCGGTGGTACTGGAGGTAGTGGAACTGGTACATGTGCTGCTGCTGCTAGTACACAAAAACTCACAGCTAATGATGCATTGACTTATTTGAAGATAGTCAAGGACATGTTTCTAGATCAAAGAGAAAAGTATGATCGGTTTCTTGGTGCCATGAAAGATTTCAAGGCTGAAAG AATTGATACTGCTGGTGTCATAACAAGGGTAAAAGAATTATTTAAAGGTTATCCTAATCTAATACTGGGATTTAACGCATTCTTACCTAAGGGCTATGAAATTACTCTAACTGATGAGAAAGAAGCTCCATCGAAAAGGATGGTGGAATTTGAAGATGCCATCAGTTTTGTTAATAAGATTAAG AAACGTTTTCAAAATGACGATCATGTCTATAAATCATTCCTAGCCATCTTGAATATGTATAGGAAGGAACATAAGGGTATAGCTGAGGTCCACCAAGAG GTTGCAGCACTTTTTCAAGACCAACCAGATCTTCTTGACGAGTTTACTAGTTTTTTGCCAGATACTTCTGCCTCAGCATCAGCTCCACATACTACAATGACACAATCTCGCATTGATAAG CAACTTCCACGTCAGAATAGGATTAATGGTTCCCATGGAGAACACGATCCAAGTTTTGATCGTCCAGatgttgatgatgataaaaCAGTTTTGAAGTTGCACGCTGAGAATAAGCAGCATTCTGAAAGTGAAAGCAGGGACGAGAGAAGCCATGATCAAGATGGTAGAGATCCTGGCAATGAAAACAATGTAGACATTAGCATGCATCGGCTTTGTGATGAGAGTAAATGTACGCTGAAAGGGGAAGACTCTGGGGGCAACTCAAATTTACCCGCCAATGATGATAAGGATGCTTTGAAAA GTATATACTGTCACGAGTTTACGTTTTGTGAAAAGGTTAAAGAAAGGTTACACGATGCAAAAGATTACCAGGCATTTTTGAAATGCCTTCACATTTACAGCACTGAAATTATTACAAGAAAGGAACTTCAGGGTTTG GTTGCCGATTTAATTGGGAATTATCCCGATCTTATGGAGGGTTTCTGTGAATTTTTGGAGCGCTGTGAGCGAATTG ATGGATTTCTGGCTGGTGTGATGGGCAAAA AAGCATCATGGACTGAAGGACATTCTTTGAAAGCCTTGAGAATAGAGGAGAAAAGCAATGGACAAAAGCATGAATTGGAAGGAAGGAAAGAGAAGGACAGGGACGATTTAAAATACTTCAGAAAGTCCATTCAGGAGCTTGACCTATCTAACTGTAAAAGTTGCACTCCTAGCTATCGACTTCTTCCTAAGGAT TGTCTGTTACCTTCAGCTAGTCAGAGATCAGAGCTTGATAATCGAGTTTTAAATAATCGATGGGTGTCTGTGACATCTGGTAGTGAGGATTACTCATTTAAACACATGCGAAGGAACCAGTATGAAGAAACCCTGTTTAGATGTGAAGATGACAG atttgAGCTTGACATGTTACTGGAATCGGTCAGTTCAACTGCCAAGCGAGTGGAAGAACTCCTCAACAGTATTAACAATAATTCAATTGGTCCAGATAGTCGCATAATTGTTGAGGACCATTTCACAG TTTTGAATCTAAGATGCATTGAACGGCTATATGGTGAGCATGGCCTTGACGTGATGGATATTTTGCGTAAAAATGCAACTCTTGCATTGCCTGTTATCCTGACCCGCCTTAAGCAAAAGCAGGAGGAATGGACCAGGTGTCAATTGGATTTTAACAAAGTTTGGGCTGGAATTTGTTCTAAGAACCATTACAAGTCTCTTGATCATCAAGGCTTCTATTTCAAGCAACTAGATTCCAAGACCTTGAGCGCAAAAT CGTTAGTGTCTGAAATCAAGGATAAGAAGCAGAAAGAGGATGATATGTCTTTTGGTATTGCTGCTGGAAGCAAACGCGCGATCTTTCCAAATcttgaatttgaaaatactGATACTGAAATTCACGAAGACATCTATAAGATAATTAAGTATTCTTCTAAAGAAGTCTGCTCAACAAAAGAGCAATTTAACAGAGTTTTGACTTTCTGGACAACTTTCCTTGAGCCGATGCTGGGTGTTACCTCTCGGCCCGATGGTTCGGAGACTGTTGAAGATGATAGTACCTCTAATCATCGAACAGTGACAAACATGTTAGAAAGTGAAGAAAGCCCCAGCGCCAATGCCACTTCCACAAACTTGAAGCAATCAAAACTTTCTTTTATTGGTGATTCTAATGCTTCAACCCAACAGATTAATCACAGATGGAAAGGGTTCAAGGATGCGGATGTTGTGGCTAAAGATGGACTAACTGTGGCCTCCAATGACAGCTTACGAAACACTGATGTAGTGTTTAATACAGAACTGGACCCTCATTATG GGCATGTGGTAAATTCTTTGCTAGAAAACATTGATGCCATCAAAGAAAGCCGTGGATCCAAGACTAGGACGAAAGATATACTTTCCCCTGAG GGCGTAAGCACATTGAGATCGAATCAATCTATCAATGGAAAGTTTTCAGAAGGATCCAAATTTGGTGGACAAACTGAGGATTCTGTTGATCATTGTAAGATTGAGAAAGAAGGTGAGCTGTCGCCTAATGGCGATTTTGAAGACAATTTTGGATCCTATCAGAATGTCGGTTCACAAGCTAAGAATAATTTTAGCATTGATGAGATGCAATGTCGAACAAGGTGTCATGATGATATCTCTTCGGATGCTGCTGGTAAGAATGATGCAGATCTTGAGGACAAGGACAATGAAAATTCTTTTGAGGCTGCTGACAATGTGTTGGGGGGTGAGTCTGCAGCAGTTGAATGTACACAGGAAGAGCACAAGGAAGAGGACGATGGAGAGAAACACAACCTTGATGGTAAACCCTCTAGTGAAGGTGAGGCTGAGGATACAATAGATGCTCACGATATTTCAGGAGATGGATCGTCTCTGCCCCTGTCAGAATGTTTCTACTGA